A DNA window from Aspergillus nidulans FGSC A4 chromosome I contains the following coding sequences:
- a CDS encoding Mob1 family protein (transcript_id=CADANIAT00006819) yields MTTAAVSPSSSPRLPSPPPFTEVQIGPKSPSVGESFGAEADLQLLGVSSGTDDGPTRRIRPGSKSSEMAAGPPLIPLSQLDSPFQLQEHLKALYNHYTRPEDSDTVVPIQREVARQLAEPPEGVERSLWLYELCRFLTMKVNNLIIAFFAENPPCSAQTCPEMRASEWQYLCAVHDPPKACCAIDYCCHTLDWATNILTSPKHFPSRLTLGSESGGGPQAGLRHLTNIFRRLYRIFAHAWFQHREVFWQVEGHDGLYMFFKTVCDVYHLIPEDNYTVPPEAEGDDAHQPQHVQEQGDGRRLTILRKDNESLLPPLDQVEPASISTGATTRRHKSSPSIGSRVTTISESVEDNEEQPQQPQQPPLEVALPQQQLPSEPSSGSPGEPVDSPTQSAESQITVAEVEPEDEASEAAEASSAAQELDENPHSDIAKEESPAVAPEDAKPGATSESDPAVTKSESEPETDSDTNSESRQKEEEPAKKD; encoded by the exons ATGACTACTGCGGCAGTATCCCCGTCGAGCTCTCCACGACTGCCCAGTCCTCCTCCGTTCACAGAGGTGCAGATTGGACCCAAGTCACCCTCTGTGGGAGAGTCATTCGGCGCAGAGGCGGATTTACAACTTTTGGGTGTTTCGTCAGGCACAGATGATGGACCTACAAGGAGGATCAGACCGGGCTCGAAAAGCAGCGAGATGGCCGCTGGTCCTCCGCTAATCCCCCTTTCGCAG CTTGACTCTCCTTTCCAACTCCAAGAGCATCTGAAGGCGCTCTACAACCATTACACGCGTCCCGAGGACTCTGACACAGTAGTTCCAATTCAACGAGAGGTTGCCCGCCAGCTTGCGGAGCCGCCGGAAGGTGTTGAGCGATCACTATGGCTGTACGAACTCTGCCGCTTCTTAACCATGAAAGTTAACAATCTCATCATCGCATTCTTTGCGGAAAACCCTCCCTGCTCCGCACAGACTTGCCCCGAGATGCGAGCGTCCGAATGGCAGTACCTTTGCGCCGTTCATGATCCACCCAAGGCCTGCTGCGCCATTGACTACTGCTGTCACACTCTCGATTGGGCCACCAATATTCTTACGTCACCAAAACACTTTCCAAGCAGGCTCACCCTGGGATCGGAGTCTGGAGGCGGACCGCAGGCAGGCCTGAGGCACCTCACCAATATCTTCCGGAGGCTATATCGCATCTTCGCGCACGCTTGGTTTCAGCACCGAGAAGTATTCTGGCAGGTAGAGGGTCATGATGGACTTTATATGTTTTTCAAAACTGTTTGCGACGTTTACCACCTTATTCCGGAGGACAACTATACTGTGCCTCCTGAAGCGGAGGGGGATGACGCGCATCAACCACAGCATGTGCAGGAACAGGGTGACGGGCGTCGATTGACAATCTTGCGCAAGGACAATGAATCATTACTACCTCCTCTAGATCAGGTTGAGCCTGCGTCGATAAGCACTGGTGCCACCACTCGACGACACAAGTCTAGCCCTTCCATCGGGTCGCGCGTTACAACAATCAGCGAGAGCGTCGAGGACAACGAAGAGCAACCACAGCAACCACAGCAACCGCCATTGGAGGTAGCGTTACCTCAACAGCAGTTGCCTTCTGAACCTTCTAGCGGATCGCCGGGTGAACCTGTCGACTCTCCTACTCAGAGTGCCGAATCTCAGATCACCGTTGCCGAGGTTGAGCCGGAAGACGAGGCCTCGGAGGCAGCTGAGGCGTCTTCAGCAGCACAAGAACTGGACGAGAATCCGCATTCGGAcatcgctaaagaagaatCACCTGCTGTAGCTCCGGAAGACGCGAAGCCAGGGGCCACTTCCGAATCTGACCCGGCAGTCACAAAGTCGGAGTCAGAGCCAGAAACTGACTCGGATACGAATTCCGAATCAAgacagaaggaagaggagccTGCCAAAAAAGACTGA
- a CDS encoding HD domain-containing protein (transcript_id=CADANIAT00006821): MGSQHPFEQSLWTPQSVLSTLPNPPEENSTSPIPFFHLLERLKTTKREGWRRFNINDGESISDHMYRMSMMTMLAPPSLAARLDLPRCMKMALVHDMAESLVGDITPNDPIKKDEKARREAAVMEYIANSLLRNVPSGVSAGDDILAVFNEYEANETLEAQFVHDVDKMELLLQMIEYERSYEIDLNEFLGVAKRIQLPEIKEWAATVLEERKALWKSRQQQESTSEATT, encoded by the exons ATGGGCTCCCAACACCCCTTCGAACAGTCCCTCTGGACCCCCCAGTCCG TCCTATCCACACTCCCTAACCCTCCCGAAGAGAACTCCACCTCTCCAATCCCATTCTTTCATCTCCTCGAGCGATTAAAGACGACTAAACGCGAGGGGTGGCGCCGGTTCAACATTAACGACGGCGAGTCCATCTCCGATCACATGTATCGCATGTCGATGATGACCATGCTCGCCCCCCCTTCTCTCGCCGCTCGCCTAGACCTTCCCCGCTGTATGAAGATGGCTCTTGTTCATGATATGGCCGAGTCGCTCGTTGGTGATATCACTCCTAATGACCCGATTAAGAAAGACGAAAAGGCCCGTCGGGAAGCTGCTGTCATGGAATATATCGCCAACTCTCTGTTGCGCAATGTGCCGAGTGGAGTCTCTGCCGGCGACGATATCTTGGCTGTTTTCAACGAATACGAAGCGAATGAGACGCTAGAAGCGCAGTTCGTGCATGACGTTGATAAGATGGAGCTTTTGCTGCAGATGATCGAATATGAGCGGAGTTATGAGATTGACCTGAATGAGTTCCTGGGTGTTGCGAAGCGAATCCAACTTCCTGAAATCAAGGAATGGGCTGCGACAGTACTCGAGGAGCGAAAGGCGCTATGGAAGTcacggcagcagcaggaatcAACATCTGAAGCCACGACATAA
- a CDS encoding Rad4 family protein (transcript_id=CADANIAT00006823) — MPPFIRSKRQSSEHNTTSNRHATTAVTTPSASTSLTPASDSSLTPVPTDLDNDSSNEDKKVVSDSDVTDSEEVDWEDAIHTAAPATSFVSPHENLELTLDRNEVHLEDILQGQKAPTKIERQIRILIHRLHVQCLLAHNAIRNDWINDPKCHDILRQRLPPAIQAEIQKWRRASGLEPPEAPKNPPSQEKKGKQSKHQVKSQQRDWGEDSSRQESGQPDLSNGDPIIYLMRILAAYWKNKFKITAPGLRKHGYRPMSQLQTQIASFHKDKHDPELYGEKIPSVEEFRQAAERMEGSRDLGAQLFTALLRAIAIEARLVASLQPLGFGWTKAEAHTSPKSKTKPKHTNLESDGDGFPDSDEEEDAQPSSRGRKAAPRYDQDLPFPIYWTEVVSPITHQVISVDPLVLSNAVAATQELQAAFEPRGAKAEKAKQVICYVIAFSADKTAKDVTTRYLRRRTWPGKTKGFRLGKKGPDDDLLDWFRVLLRNYERPYKDRTAVDDIEDAKDLVPNRPTKSKPTNETVDTLQSLRTSSEFVLERFLRREEALRPGALPVRTFTPGGKKKNANGNGASTPTESPKAENVYRRSDVVKCQTAESWHKEGREPLPSAKPLKHVPIRAVTLLRKREVDEEARRTGQKPLQGLYSFEQTQEIIPPPIVDGIIPKNEYGNIDCFVPRMVPKGAVHIPFSGTARICKKLGIDYAEAVTGFEFGSQMAVPVIEGVVVAAENKDLVVDAWRADNEEKRRKEARKAEAKILATWRKFLFGLRIAQRVQEEYAEDEEGHLPDAHNPFASRKASTHARGHTQTPAEEQHPAGLVDEEEEEEEADRGGGFLLGDDHADDGDLIIEVRQPPVRRVQNISSENESLSGDVGRGGGFLLDGNNDSNDEGQLAQMRKPPVRRIPRILYRDGSPVLEEESSPEEYTEDISPPPQKRRRTRNSRKT; from the coding sequence ATGCCCCCTTTTATTCGGTCCAAACGCCAGTCCTCTGAGCACAATACCACTTCCAATCGCCATGCTACCACTGCGGTGACCACgccctccgccagcacctcTCTAACACCGGCCTCCGACTCTTCTTTAACACCCGTTCCGACCGACCTTGACAATGATTCCAGTAATGAAGATAAGAAGGTTGTTTCAGATTCCGATGTTACAGACTCTGAGGAGGTCGACTGGGAAGATGCCATTCATACCGCCGCTCCCGCCACCAGCTTCGTCTCTCCCCATGAGAACTTAGAGTTGACATTAGACCGCAATGAGGTGCACCTAGAAGATATCCTTCAAGGTCAGAAAGCGCCGACGAAGATTGAACGCCAGATTCGAATATTAATACATCGCCTGCACGTGCAGTGCCTACTCGCCCATAATGCCATACGTAACGACTGGATCAACGACCCAAAATGCCATGATATTCTGCGGCAGAGGCTACCCCCTGCAATCCAGGCTGAGATACAGAAATGGCGCCGAGCATCTGGTCTGGAGCCGCCCGAAGCTCCGAAAAATCCGCCATcgcaggagaagaaagggaagcaGAGCAAACACCAGGTCAAGTCGCAGCAACGCGATTGGGGGGAGGATTCGTCCCGGCAGGAATCCGGTCAACCTGACCTGAGCAATGGCGATCCCATAATCTACCTGATGCGTATCCTCGCTGCGTACTGGAAGAACAAATTCAAAATCACCGCGCCAGGTTTGCGGAAACATGGCTACCGGCCCATGTCCCAGCTGCAGACGCAGATTGCCTCTTTTCATAAAGACAAGCATGATCCTGAGCTGTACGGGGAGAAGATCCCCAGCGTCGAAGAGTTCCGACAAGCTGCCGAGCGCATGGAGGGCTCTCGCGATCTCGGCGCGCAGCTTTTCACTGCGCTACTTCGTGCAATTGCAATCGAAGCTCGTCTGGTTGCTAGTTTGCAACCGCTAGGCTTCGGATGGACTAAGGCAGAGGCCCATACCTCTCCAAAGTCAAAAACAAAGCCGAAGCATACAAATCTAGAATCAGATGGGGATGGTTTTCCTGATagtgatgaagaagaggacgcTCAGCCTTCCTCTCGTGGCCGTAAGGCTGCGCCACGGTACGACCAGGACCTTCCTTTTCCAATCTACTGGACCGAGGTAGTATCTCCAATCACGCATCAAGTCATCTCCGTCGATCCTCTGGTGCTCTCCAATGCCGTGGCAGCTACCCAAGAGCTCCAAGCAGCTTTTGAACCGCGCGGCGCTAAAGCTGAGAAGGCTAAGCAGGTAATTTGTTACGTCATTGCATTCTCAGCCGACAAGACCGCAAAGGATGTCACAACTCGGTATCTGCGGAGGCGGACCTGGCCTGGAAAGACCAAGGGTTTCCGACTGGGGAAGAAAGGGCCTGACGACGATCTGTTAGATTGGTTTCGGGTCCTTCTACGCAATTATGAACGTCCATATAAGGACCGCACTGCCGTGGACGACATTGAAGATGCTAAAGATCTGGTTCCCAACCGGCCGACAAAAAGCAAGCCAACTAATGAAACAGTTGACACTCTACAGAGCTTACGTACATCCTCCGAGTTCGTTCTGGAGCGCTTTCTCCGCCGTGAGGAAGCTCTCAGGCCAGGCGCTCTGCCTGTCCGCACCTTTACCCCAGGgggcaagaagaaaaatgccAATGGCAACGGTGCATCTACGCCAACAGAAAGCCCCAAAGCTGAAAATGTCTATCGCCGCTCTGATGTAGTCAAATGTCAAACCGCCGAAAGCTGGCACAAAGAAGGCCGCGAGCCACTACCCTCAGCGAAGCCCCTCAAACACGTCCCCATCCGCGCCGTCACCCTCCTCCGTAAGCGCGAagtcgacgaagaagccCGCCGCACAGGCCAGAAACCCCTTCAGGGTCTTTACTCCTTTGAACAAACGCAGGAAATCATACCTCCTCCCATCGTAGATGGCATTATACCAAAAAATGAGTACGGCAACATCGACTGCTTCGTCCCGCGAATGGTCCCTAAGGGTGCAGTACACATCCCCTTCTCCGGTACCGCGCGTATTTGCAAGAAACTAGGCATCGACTACGCCGAGGCTGTGACGGGGTTTGAATTCGGCAGCCAGATGGCCGTCCCTGTTATCGAGGGCGTTGTTGTCGCGGCCGAGAATAAGGATCTCGTTGTGGATGCATGGCGCGCTGATAACGAGGAAAAACGACGCAAGGAAGCGCGAAAAGCTGAAGCGAAGATTCTCGCGACCTGGCGTAAGTTCTTGTTCGGGCTCCGAATTGCGCAGCGTGTGCAGGAGGAATacgcagaggatgaggagggccATCTACCCGATGCGCATAATCCCTTCGCTAGCCGGAAGGCATCGACACACGCACGAGGCCACACTCAGACACCAGCAGAAGAACAACACCCAGCAGGCCTTgtagatgaagaggaagaagaagaagaagctgatcgCGGCGGCGGATTCCTCCTCGGAGACGATCatgctgatgatggtgatCTGATCATCGAAGTGAGACAGCCGCCTGTGCGACGGGTCCAGAATATCTCTTCCGAAAATGAGTCGCTTTCCGGAGACGTCGGCCGAGGCGGTGGATTTCTTCTCGATGGAAACAATGATAGCAATGACGAGGGTCAGCTAGCGCAAATGAGAAAACCCCCTGTGCGACGAATCCCGAGGATATTGTACAGAGATGGGTCTCCTGTTCTTGAAGAGGAATCATCACCGGAAGAGTATACGGAGGATATATCCCCTCCACCACAGAAGCGCAGACGCACGCGGAATTCTAGGAAGACTTAG
- a CDS encoding CoA-binding protein (transcript_id=CADANIAT00006824) has translation MEAVKRFFSSPRFAVAGASNDSHKFGYKLLAWYHQHSLPVTPLNPRSPSIQLSPSHSYDTVASPRLLSSPSQTSLSVVTPPAVTLPLLQEAHSVGIPAVWLQPGTFDDAILDFARSHFEAVVAGDGGRGSEGWSSSFLFDSPIPPHLDLVGAPSPLFQVPPTPSASSALYRSISISQRKRSRQAQENSRVDVFQTPHRPPPPVNSYFEDPEEAYDHEDHDIHRPSRYREYPRTPLDASMTDSVDDFRRKRCRREDPSLVIAASPSGIDEKAAAPEHMATEARPFRWSQAVLNMVGKVWDFCWSGPFRGFYAGGGRGYSLDPPQRTPEEVYPHRRSSTPHPVTIPPRSSSLSPPPAEKRAVSVPGEYPLDAGEEALRGSWVMISPNEGASSFKTPSARSHARKSHAPRRVVHRRSPSRRTLIPHPPFSAPAKPRESPVSVETQRYLAKQRRLEREEDASLQRLNRQLQAMIKEGRQALGTRVEVEDDLDMDLED, from the exons ATGGAAGCAGTCAAACggttcttctcatcgcctCGATTCGCCGTCGCTGGGGCTAGCAATGACTCTCACAAGTTTGGTTACAAAC TTCTAGCCTGGTACCATCAACATTCTTTGCCAGTGACTCCTCTAAATCCCCGCTCCCCCAGTATTCAGCTCTCGCCTTCACATTCTTACGACACCGTCGCATCGCCTCGCCTGCTGTCTTCCCCGTCGCAGACTTCGCTGTCGGTGGTGACACCGCCTGCAGTAACACTTCCTCTGCTACAGGAAGCTCACTCTGTCGGGATCCCTGCCGTCTGGTTACAACCGGGGACATTTGACGACGCAATACTCGACTTTGCGCGGTCGCATTTTGAAGCGGTGGTAGCCGGTGATGGAGGTCGCGGATCGGAGGGTTGGT CttcatcctttctcttcgaCTCGCCCATCCCTCCGCACCTTGATCTCGTCGGCGCTCCGtctcctctcttccaagTCCCCCCAACGCCGTCAGCATCTTCCGCTTTATATCgctccatctccatatcCCAGCGTAAGCGGTCCCGTCAGGCTCAGGAGAATAGCCGGGTGGATGTATTTCAGACGCCTCATCGGCCTCCACCGCCAGTGAATAGTTATTTCGAGGACCCCGAAGAGGCTTATGATCACGAGGACCATGATATTCATCGTCCCAGTCGCTATCGTGAATACCCTCGAACGCCTCTCGACGCAAGTATGACGGATTCTGTTGATGATTTCCGTCGCAAACGATGCCGTCGTGAAGACCCCTCCTTGGTCATCGCTGCCTCGCCCTCCGGTATAGACGAGAAAGCCGCGGCGCCCGAGCACATGGCGACCGAAGCTAGGCCGTTCCGATGGAGCCAAGCCGTCCTCAATATGGTAGGTAAGGTCTGGGATTTTTGCTGGTCTGGGCCTTTTCGCGGATTCtatgctggtggtggccGAGGCTACTCGCTCGACCCTCCACAACGTACACCCGAAGAAGTTTACCCACACCGTCGCTCATCCACACCTCACCCTGTCACTATTCCTCCCCGATCTTCATCATTGTCGCCTCCACCTGCCGAAAAAAGAGCTGTCTCCGTTCCCGGTGAATATCCGCttgatgctggagaggaagcccTCCGTGGGAGCTGGGTCATGATTTCCCCAAACGAAGGCGCCTCAAGCTTTAAGACGCCTTCTGCTCGCTCCCATGCACGTAAAAGCCACGCACCTCGCCGTGTGGTTCATCGCCGCAGTCCATCTAGACGGACGCTCATCCCACATCCTCCCTTTTCCGCGCCTGCAAAACCGCGCGAAAGTCCAGTCTCTGTAGAGACTCAGCGCTACCTTGCTAAACAACGGCGGTTAGAGCGCGAAGAGGACGCAAGCTTGCAACGCTTGAATCGTCAGTTACAAGCTATGATAAAGGAAGGTAGACAGGCGCTAGGAACGCGCGTGGAAGTCGAAGATGACTTGGACATGGACCTTGAAGATTGA
- a CDS encoding uncharacterized protein (transcript_id=CADANIAT00006822) encodes MNHGRRFLSTVNNPFDNLYQLHVPYLIEMQASKNPRPKPSNWPPQSFHTVLIRNLQLLELDQLEDWPGITPRTLLPTSQNQRQRVKAIEWILFRLVALWDPETARDKLRPFFPPLEPLQSVNLRAALYRILSDLKKNGDLGRETILRKSMLDDCKGEKFDELLAVFSTNVLRRKISTRNPAIDLSLTSGLTRQEYTRLLPLILAHRASLSTLSERRERVRDTHEKFSQLLDRKKEELDTRSAIDTHAIRVRDTEIEALAHETRANWQGSVEWVNVLLYGGLSSSRDAFLELPFDSAWSQAMASTVDKLRTTATRSDLILDLETRVSRQRARLQHWCRYSDSLKRSGLASPAKPAATNKGPQLIFRDHQNLTIASISKAVRQPVNRGPPDVDDQNILHSLSTAMERINGVSRQRQSSPSPISGLEPEPEPKTSRSYPPIERPEVIEPPTGSNASDYIDEESLKKRHREIFTLTERTRRSMSFFEGIPESPPQAEPNPVKDSTNSSPEEEPPRESYTLVERTRKSMSLLPPPRDPPRPPRQSRKSRASFPVNQFETPPKPSYDIPSRASTPRDELFEEQADYASVFKSRPRIALSPVASPAVHINPIEDFDLSADGNFGQGHTKDDLNHAALGSPLRSRGRW; translated from the exons ATGAACCATGGCcgccgcttcctctccactGTAAACAATCCCTTTGACAACCTCTATCAACTTCACGTTCCTTATCTGATAG AAATGCAAGCGTCCAAAAATCCCCGACCAAAACCCTCCAATTGGCCTCCTCAATCTTTCCACACCGTCCTGATCCGCAATCTCCAATTATTGGAGCTCGACCAACTTGAAGACTGGCCCGGCATTACACCACGCACTCTCTTGCCCACGTCCCagaaccagcgccagcgcgtCAAAGCTATTGAATGGATCTTGTTTCGATTGGTCGCGCTTTGGGATCCAGAGACAGCTCGCGAT AAACTCCGTCCTTTCTTCCCGCCACTGGAGCCTCTGCAATCTGTGAACCTAAGGGCTGCCCTCTACCGCATTCTGTCTGATCTAAAAAAGAATGGAGATCTGGGCCGCGAGACCATCCTCCGCAAGTCCATGCTGGACGACTGCAAGGGCGAGAAATTCGACGAGCTCCTAGCTGTCTTCTCTACTAACGTGCTACGGAGGAAAATCTCAACCCGCAATCCGGCAATCGACTTATCACTGACCTCCGGCCTGACACGGCAAGAATACACGCGCCTTCTACCGCTGATTCTTGCTCATCGGGCATCGCTGAGTACACTCAGCGAGCGCCGAGAGCGTGTTCGTGATACCCATGAGAAGTTCTCGCAGTTGTTGGAcagaaagaaggaggaacTCGACACCCGGTCCGCAATTGACACCCATGCCATCCGAGTACGGGACACTGAAATAGAGGCTCTTGCCCACGAGACGAGAGCTAATTGGCAAGGAAGCGTGGAATGGGTTAACGTTCTACTCTACGGGGGTCTTAGTAGCAGCCGAGACGCCTTCTTAGAGCTCCCATTTGATAGTGCCTGGTCCCAAGCCATGGCATCTACAGTTGATAAACTCCGCACCACCGCAACCCGCTCTGATCTGATACTGGATCTCGAGACCCGAGTCTCGCGACAGCGAGCACGTCTACAACATTGGTGTCGGTACTCAGATTCACTCAAGCGTTCAGGACTGGCATCACCAGCAAAGCCTGCAGCCACAAACAAGGGCCCTCAATTGATCTTCCGGGACCACCAGAACCTCACCATTGCCAGCATCTCCAAGGCAGTACGGCAACCTGTTAACCGAGGGCCTCCTGACGTCGACGATCAAAACATCCTGCACTCCCTCTCGACAGCAATGGAGCGTATAAATGGCGTTTCGAGACAGCGACAGAGCTCGCCGAGCCCCATTTCCGGGCTTGAGCCAGAGCCCGAACCGAAGACATCAAGGTCATATCCACCCATCGAAAGACCTGAAGTTATCGAACCACCTACCGGATCCAACGCTTCCGACTACATTGACGAAGAGTCGCTCAAAAAGAGACACAGGGAAATATTCACGCTCACAGAACGCACCCGCAGATCCATGTCCTTTTTTGAAGGGATCCCCGAGAGCCCTCCACAAGCGGAACCAAACCCCGTCAAAGATTCCACAAATTCaagtccagaagaagaaccacCCAGAGAATCCTACACCCTAGTTGAACGCACCCGGAAATCCATGTCCCTGCTTCCTCCACCCCGTGACCCTCCGCGTCCACCACGACAATCTCGCAAATCCCGCGCCTCCTTCCCCGTAAATCAATTCGAGACGCCTCCAAAGCCTTCTTACGATATCCCGAGCCGCGCATCGACCCCAAGGGATGAGTTATTCGAGGAACAGGCTGATTACGCGAGTGTATTCAAGTCTAGGCCGCGTATTGCGTTAAGTCCTGTTGCGTCGCCAGCAGTGCATATTAATCCGATTGAGGACTTTGATCTTAGCGCGGATGGGAATTTCGGGCAAGGCCATACCAAAGACGATTTGAATCACGCTGCACTAGGGTCGCCTTTGCGTTCCCGGGGGCGATGGTGA
- a CDS encoding bis(5'-adenosyl)-triphosphatase (transcript_id=CADANIAT00006820) encodes MPLPKGLPIHFGPFLVTPQVFHTTPLSFALVNLKPILPGHVLVSPRRVVPRVSDLTPPEAADLFLTVRHVGRMIERVYGASSLNIAIQDGAEAGQSVPHVHAHIIPRKKRDLNSTDEIYDKLDGEEGDLARGLKGRQGDDRERLRVDDEERVARGPEEMEAEAIMLAREMEKEPLD; translated from the exons ATGCCTCTCCCGAAAGGCCTCCCGATTCATTTCGGCCCCTTCCTCGTCACCCCACAG GTCTTCCACACGACGCCTCTAAGCTTTGCCCTTGTAAATCTGAAGCCTATTCTTCCCGGCCATGTCCTAGTCTCCCCGCGCCGAGTCGTCCCCCGTGTCTCCGACCTAACACCCCCCGAGGCAGCCGATTTATTTTTAACGGTGCGGCATGTCGGCCGAATGATTGAGCGCGTTTACGGGGCGTCTAGTCTGAATATTGCGATTCAGGATGGCGCTGAGGCGGGGCAGAGCGTGCCGCATGTGCATGCGCATATTATtccgaggaagaagagggatctGAATAGTACCGATGAGATTTATGATAAGTTAgatggggaggaaggggatTTGGCGCGGGGACTCAAGGGAAGGCAAGGGGATGATAGGGAGAGGTTGCgggttgatgatgaagagaggGTTGCGAGGGGcccagaggagatggaggcggaAGCGATCATGTTGGCgcgagagatggagaaggagcCTCTTGATTGA
- a CDS encoding NAD(P)-dependent oxidoreductase (transcript_id=CADANIAT00006825), with translation MASETVAWIGLGNIGRGMSRNIALKGPQKTPVILYNRTASKASAFAESINAEKPQAAVAVSSLPAAVKDASIAFICVGDDSALDQIINTITSDDSPDLQGKIIVDCSTVHPDTSRRVHATLSSKGTSFIACPVFGAPNAADAGQMVVVPAGSRAAINRIQPFLEGVTSKAVLDVGPEAEKDVGRASLLKVLGNTFILNTVETLAEGLVAAEKSGLGIDVYQQWVTTMFPGPFAKYAERMATGEYFKREEPLFAVDLARKDLRHAADLAKAAGMTLPSVKVTDDLLKVVKEEKGEKGDIAGVYGAIRKASGLPYDNQ, from the exons ATGGCATCCGAAACCGTCGCCTGGATCGGCCTGGGGAATATCGGCCGG GGAATGAGCCGCAACATCGCATTGAAAGGACCCCAGAAGACACCCGTGATTCTCTACAACAGAACGGCTTCTAAGGCAAGCGCTTTCGCAGAGTCCATCAACGCCGAGAAACCCCAAGCGGCTGTCGCAGTTTCATCTCTCCCCGCAGCCGTTAAAGACGCCTCTATCGCCTTTATTTGCGTCGGCGATGACTCTGCTCTCGATCAGATCATAAATACCATCACTTCAGATGACTCTCCCGACCTCCAGGGTAAAATCATCGTCGACTGCTCCACTGTCCACCCAGACACATCCCGCCGCGTTCACGCGACTCTCTCCTCGAAGGGCACGTCATTCATCGCCTGCCCCGTCTTCGGTGCTCCCAACGCCGCAGATGCAGGCCAGATGGTTGTTGTTCCTGCAGGTTCCCGGGCGGCAATCAACCGCATCCAACCCTTCCTTGAAGGCGTCACCTCCAAAGCTGTTCTGGATGTAGGTCCCGAGGCGGAGAAAGATGTTGGCCGCGCCTCGCTACTCAAGGTGTTAGGAAACACATTCATTTTGAACACCGTGGAGACGCTGGCGGAGGgccttgttgctgctgaaaaGTCGGGCCTAGGTATTGACGTGTACCAGCAGTGGGTTACTACCATGTTCCCTGGCCCCTTTGCGAAGTATGCAGAGCGCATGGCGACCGGGGAGTACTTTAAGCGAGAGGAGCCGCTGTTTGCGGTTGACCTAGCGAGGAAGGACCTGAGACATGCTGCTGATCTTGCTAAAGCAGCGGGGATGACTCTGCCTAGTGTCAAGGTGACGGACGACCTTTTgaaggttgtcaaggaggaaaaAGGGGAGAAGGGGGATATTGCGGGTGTTTATGGTGCCATTAGAAAGGCGTCTGGATTGCCATATGACAACCAGTGA